From one Agathobaculum sp. NTUH-O15-33 genomic stretch:
- a CDS encoding galactose/methyl galactoside ABC transporter permease MglC: MGKLNIKGKYEDFKALSAADKRNFWKEWFISNSLYIFLIVAAIGIGIYNNRFFGIPSIVNMLSLTAANLPIAMGIAGTIVLTGTDLSAGRVVGLTACISAALLQAANYPNRMFPDLPQFHPAVMIICTLLIVMVVGAIVGFVNGFSVAKFGLHPFIVTLATQLIVYGFLLLFTNLNGNSGAPISGLSEPYKKVVNGSFLSIGKTPIPNFVWYALAIAIIMWFIWNKTRFGKNMFACGSNPEAANVSGVNVAKNTMMVFILAGVMYSITGFIEAARIGSNSPSTGLNYELDAIAACVIGGVSFVGGIGSISGIIVGVLLLRIIFVGLTFLSVSANLQYIIKGLIILIACAIDMRKYLVRK, encoded by the coding sequence ATGGGCAAACTCAATATCAAAGGAAAATATGAAGATTTCAAGGCGCTCAGCGCCGCGGATAAACGCAACTTTTGGAAGGAATGGTTCATCAGCAATTCGCTGTACATCTTCCTGATCGTCGCCGCGATCGGCATCGGTATTTATAACAACCGCTTTTTCGGTATTCCGTCCATCGTCAACATGCTGTCGCTGACGGCGGCCAACCTGCCGATCGCAATGGGTATCGCGGGCACCATCGTGCTGACCGGTACCGATCTGTCCGCGGGCCGTGTCGTCGGCCTGACGGCCTGTATCTCGGCGGCGCTGTTACAGGCCGCAAACTATCCGAATAGAATGTTCCCGGATCTGCCGCAGTTCCACCCGGCTGTTATGATCATCTGCACGCTGCTGATCGTCATGGTCGTCGGCGCAATCGTCGGCTTTGTCAACGGTTTCTCGGTTGCAAAGTTCGGCCTGCATCCCTTTATCGTTACGCTGGCCACGCAGCTGATCGTTTACGGCTTCCTGCTTCTGTTCACCAATCTGAACGGCAACTCCGGCGCGCCGATCTCCGGCCTGTCCGAACCGTACAAGAAGGTGGTAAACGGTTCGTTCCTTTCCATTGGCAAAACGCCGATTCCGAACTTTGTTTGGTACGCGCTCGCTATTGCCATTATCATGTGGTTCATCTGGAACAAGACCCGCTTTGGCAAGAACATGTTTGCCTGCGGCTCCAACCCGGAAGCGGCCAATGTTTCCGGCGTTAACGTAGCCAAGAATACGATGATGGTCTTCATCCTCGCGGGCGTCATGTACTCGATCACCGGCTTTATCGAAGCCGCCCGTATCGGTTCCAACAGCCCGTCCACCGGCCTGAACTACGAGCTGGACGCGATCGCGGCCTGTGTTATCGGCGGCGTATCGTTCGTCGGCGGCATTGGCTCGATCAGCGGTATCATCGTTGGCGTGCTGCTGCTTCGCATCATCTTCGTCGGCCTGACCTTCCTTTCGGTCAGCGCAAACTTGCAGTATATCATCAAGGGTCTTATTATCCTGATCGCCTGCGCGATCGATATGCGCAAATATTTAGTCCGCAAGTAA